CGGAGGTAACTGCTCTGGAGTTGCatgaataggcctacattattttgtGTAAACCAAACGGTATCTACTCAACCTCATGCAATCCAATCTGTACAAAACCACCTATCAGAAATCACAGATCCATTTTTTGCATACTGGCAAATTGTGTAAACCAAACCGCATTCACTCAAACTCATACATTCAAAACACTCTCTTGAGAAATCCTATGGCCCTTTATGCCAGATTTTAAAGGGGTAGTTCAGCCAAATTTCACGATCCCAAATTTCAAGGCCAGAAGTGACAATTATATCATTACTTAGCTATAGCCCCACCGTTAGTTACGGCTAGATATCAGTTATTTGTATTGTGGCCACAATCCAATGACTGGCCTTCAGGTGTAGACAGGGTcacaatatacatttacattctgTAGGGATAGATGCTTACCTTAAACTCACACACCTATTACCCTCAAATACTGTACTAAAATGTCTTACTAGAGAGGGCAGTCTATATGTAGGATAAACGACCTTTTATCAGACTACAAGATGCCATAACACTAATTGCATAGAAGACATAACCTTGGCGTTGTCATCGATGTGCACGAATGCATAACAATTAGTGTGCAGCAAGCCGTATGAACCTCAATAAGATTATGGTGATGTGCAAGTTGATAAGGTCTCCATCTGTTTCAAATAAGTTCCttgtctctccctatctcctttTAGAATCTAACTGCACCTACTTCAAGTTCTACACCACTGGAGAGAACGCCATCCTCTTCCAGAAGACGACAGAAAAGAGTGAGTCAGCTTGCCCCCTGCCTTCTTTCAACCCATGTCTCACCTTGCCCACCCACATGCTTTCTTTCTTCCTCAAGTCTGTCATCTATGTTGCACTGGGTCAGCCATTGACTGCAGTGAGTGTCTAAAATGTATTCCACCTACTCCTTTTACCATTATAGCATTGAAGTCAGTAAGACTGTTTCTTCATGGGTCAATGTGGAAAAAACGGTGAGCTCTAAACCAGAGGTGTCATGCGCCACATTTTTTAAGAGGGGCACTGATGGCCAAATTCTATTTCTTTGGATTTATTATGCGCAAAATAAACTatcttctggattttttgttaGTTTCAATGGGCATGATGCCCTACATGTCAGGAGTGCGATATTTAACGATTCTATTAtctctaggcaagtcagtaactCCTAGGGCAGCATGggtagcgtttcccaaactcggtccccgggaccccaaggggtacacatttttgtttttgccctagcactacacagctgattcaaataatcaactcatcatcaagctttgatcatttgaatcagttgtgtcgtgctagggcaaaaaactaaatgtgtaCTACTTGGGGTccgcaggaccgagtttgggaaacgcttccCTAGAGTATGTCAGTGAGGGGATGTACCAATATCTGTTAGAATTACAAGTGGATGCAAGGACTTTACCTTTTGTAGATTGGCCATTTTGAATAAGGTTGAACTTATTTGGTTATTTTACTTACCTTAGTTGAATGAACTCGTTGCAAGTCGccctggataagagggtctgctaaattactcaaatgtaaatgtacctggTGCCAGTGTACTATGAATAATGGAATGTACCTGTATCAAGACGATAACCGTTTCGCTCTTCCCAGGTCTGAATGTGGCGGCGGCCATGATGGCCCTCTTCGGTCTCTTCCTGATGGTCACAGGGGCCATATGCATCACCACAGCCCTCAGCAAAGGAGAATCATTCTTCCTCAAGGCTGCATCGGTTTGCTTCATTCTGTCAGGTGAGTGAGTAGACATATGGCAGCCAaggtgacatactgtacatgtataactACAATGATTAAATATTACTATTTTGACATGTCTAATGAGACcttgggaagatctcaattgcatactcctcgcatcctctctcctcatctccttctccaaACCCATTAGAGGAGAAGGTCAGCGGGGGGAGACCTCTGGCTttgtcatccaatgggttttgagaaggagacgagaagagaggagcgaggacATGAGGATTacgcaattgagatcttccctatGTTGCTATCAGGTTTGAAGGTAcagtaagacccagatgcagacaacgtcgaattaacagtttaataatccaacaggggcaggcataagacaggtcaagggcagacaggggtcagtaatccagaggtggggcaaaggtacagcacagcaggcagactcagggtcagggtaggcagagatcaaaaatccagaggtggggcaaaggtgcaggacggcaggcaggctcaggtgcAGGCAGagtagtcaggcaggcgggctcagagtcaggacaggcaagggtcaaaaccaggaaggtgagaaaaaagagagactggggaaaagcaggagctgagagaaCCGCTgcttgacttgacaaacaagacaaactggcacagacagacagaaaacacaggtataaatacacaggagataatggggaagatgggtgacacctggaggggggtggagacaatcataaagacaagtgaaacagatctgGGTGTGACAGTTGCAGAGAGTTATGGGTGCGTTAGGAGTCAACCTGTGCATGCAGCAAAAAAAAGCTACCGGTACTCAACACTTTAAAAAGCCATATAGCCGTTATTCAAGTGTATCAAGGGAGCTCACTAATTAGATACACAKGGCATTAGTCATGGCATCTGTCCAGTCCTGATATACTCTGATGCTCTGGGAAGTAGATCACAGCTATCAATACCACCTCCACCATCCCACCAGTAAAATGGTTTTgccaactccacacacacacaccaagcccctgaTACCTCTCTTTTGttctttatccctctctttctctctctcccttctctatcactctttcctcctctctcttaggCCTCTTGATTCTCCTGTCTCTTATTGTTTTCAACCAATCGGTACTCTCCTTCCTAGCCAGTGACCACTCGGTGCCGTTGCATCACGAGTTGTCTTGGTCAGTATCCTGTGTTGGGTGTGCAGGGGCCATTCTTATTTTGGGCGGAACCCTCTTTCTCTTGCTTGCGCTACCATTCAGTCCCTGGCGAAGGtgttttccccccaaaaatgaaagtGACAGCTAGTGGCGAAGAGGAGGTATTGCACTTTATCTGTATTGTCTTATAACTGTTGAGAAATGGACGGTCTCCTGCAATTTTACATTGAATCATTTGAAGTTGTGTAGAGAGGGGTTCAAGTTGTTCATCGTCTTKGATGTTTTTTCTCTCCTTATTTTGCATAAATCAGTAGGTCATTGAAGGGACACTATACTGTTCTTGACTTATGAAAGGGGAAGAATTAACGCAATGCCAATTTACTTGTGTGCTAGTCGACAGCAAATGTTTTCTCACATTGAATGTGCAAAATGTAATGTGCCAGTATGTTCCCCCCTCCCCAAGTGTGAAATTCAATTGAATtcaaaatcattttaaattaatttaacaaaaacaacattttgcAGTTGTGTTTTGAATTGGTAAACATTACTTCATTATTTTTGCCAAATCTTTGATGATATTCTGATCGACAGTCTTATTAGAGAGTATAATCCTTAAGAATAGTAATTGGGATTCAGATGTATTGCACAGAATGAAAGTACAGTACAAAAATTCTAGAGTTTCtagtaaataaatacatacacaaTCTCATGATATTGCAATGTTTTTACAACTGCCTTTAATTTATAGATGTGTATATATCAAAGAGACATTAGCCTCTAAATCCAAATGTTTTCAGACCTCAAAGGTCAGGATTAGTCTACGTCCCCGGCCATCATGTTTTGTAGATTCAGTTATATGTCACAATATAAAAGTAAGGTAAAAGACAGGCACCATGCAAATTCCAGATATGCAGAGCTTGTGTTTTCCATTAAGTTGTGTAGTGTAAGATGTGTGGACTCCTATTGACATTAGACTACTTTTGAGGTCTAAAAACATCTGACAAATTTTGATTTTGGAGTCTAATGTCCCTTAAAATTTTAGATACACCATCTGCTCTTGGTGTGTGGGTGACTATATTATAGAAATTACAATAAATTATTAAAACGGTACTGCCTAAAAACGTCTCTGCCTGAAAGGACAGGCAATTTTATCGTAAACCCTATTGAAGAGGTAAAGTGCTACTAACCAGTTATATAAGGTTGCATTGTAAATACAGTATTCAAAGTCATATGAGCCTTCAGTGTTGTAAATGAATAACGTAAAAACATTTCATGTGTTCCGTGTGACCCAAATGTCACACGTTTATAAATACTGTACGATTTTGTATCTGTTTTGTCTTTTTCCAGCGAGATAGTTGTCAGAGGTAATCTGTGCATATCCGTATTTCAATGGGTATTGAAAGGTAAATTGTGTCTGTGGTTTTCAATGGAAATAATTGCGTATATAAGACTTGATTTATTATTAAATGTGAAGACAACACACTGCATccctttcttgtgctttttttcGTTCTTTTTTTCCACTCTGCCCTCCTCCATCGTTCTTCTCTCCATCATCTTCAACACACATCCCAGTCACCATCTTGACCCGTTTCCAGCTTCCTCTGTCTCCACTGTCTCCCACATGTTGGCACCCTCTGCCGCTAAATTTAGAGCGTGGTGAATCCTGCTGAAGTGGTTATAAGAAACACAAACCTTGGATTCAAACTGTGATCCCCATCGCCAACATTGTCCAAttcaaacaacccccccccccacccacctcccCAACCACCACCTCAGCCCACCCTTCCCACAAGCTTTTATTTCATCTAACTTGCTGAAGTCAGTCCAGTCTGGTCCTCATGTAGGCCTATCATGTGTCTCTATAAATGCCACACGCACTGTCACTCATGTCTCACCCCGCCTCTGGTGGCTGCTGCTGTGGGACGCGGTCCAGACGATTGGTGGTGGAGTCTGTGCTGTGTTAACCTCTACCCTCGTTCTCCCCCCTGCTGACCTGGCCAACTTCGCATGCAGCCCTGAAGCACAAATCAACCATCGCTAGACACCTGACACTCGGCCCAAGCTGTATATATAGATGTTCATCGTTTTCAAATGAAGCCGTTGCTCTCTtctgaaagagagtgtgtgtcggggggggggggggtccggtGGTGGGAGTGCTTCTCTGAAATCCTgttgttgacgtgtgtgtgtgtctgtgtgtgcatgcgtgtcggTGTGGgtatgtgaagtgtgtgtgtctgatcgtTTACAATGCATTTGCTTGCAAGTGTGTATAGCCTGTATATGCTTGAATCCGGGTGTGTGTGATGGCGATCGTGGGTGTTAACGACCTTTTTGTGTGTGTCAGCAAGGATCAAGAGGTAATAAGAAGAACTGGCCTCTCTTGACGTTACCAAAATAGAGGTGGCCCGGCCACCTCGTAACTCACCTTGTTATGATGGTAGTACTGAACCAGCAGGGTTTACAGGTCTTCTGCCCATGTCACCGGTCCCTCTTCCTCTTGGGGTGCTTTCTGGGGACGAGGGGCACGTTGAAATTTGTCACACTGTCGTGCCAACCCAAcccaatatattttattttccacaTTCTCCTTCATAGCAAGGTTCCAGTAACTATGATTGATGCGTAACCAGACCAACACAGTACAGAGTGGATATCTGAGGGCGAGAGACCCACAGAGACTGCACcaccagggtcgtgttcagtagggagaaaacattttgaaacagagTGAAACAGGGAGATATTACCTGAC
This genomic window from Salvelinus sp. IW2-2015 linkage group LG30, ASM291031v2, whole genome shotgun sequence contains:
- the LOC111955383 gene encoding voltage-dependent calcium channel gamma-6 subunit, producing the protein MWSTFFLHEEDGRPIPPGAGIGPGGGTLGLTGVMGGRGAGAGAMGVKRRAKASTSGGMSDVQEGKIKLAFFVAIVGVVLTVLGLGTEYWVELSPPKNFYNNQTCLAAHYGLWKGCTRTLWVADIDPERESCGPAELPGESNCTYFKFYTTGENAILFQKTTEKSLNVAAAMMALFGLFLMVTGAICITTALSKGESFFLKAASVCFILSGLLILLSLIVFNQSVLSFLASDHSVPLHHELSWSVSCVGCAGAILILGGTLFLLLALPFSPWRRCFPPKNESDS